Proteins from a single region of Streptomyces spectabilis:
- a CDS encoding tetratricopeptide repeat protein, which translates to MTLDRLRAALEALGPPVTPLELAEMLWLARVLPEASGSADGPPPRPGGAGPPPDALTPGGARDPEHRPRPRRRPEGAAAEEAEPAGGRPLHLPRGAARPGTDADDVLVPAPQALRHELAIQRALRPLKRRVPDARRRVLDEDATAARAAERAGRRPWAPVLVPAAERPLRLALVVDTGSAMAVWRPLAGELRAALARTGAFRDVRLWYAADLGTRVGLRSSPGRPAVPAAAAVDPTGRQLTLVLSDCSGPHWWAGRAGRALHTWARRGPTAVLQPLPERLWRRTAAPTVPGRASAARALAPNAALRFIPHHGRAHRPAGALPVPVLELAPEWLADWAALVAAVGDRPRDTAVTYVGPAPPALAAPLPDEGGLPIAERVLRFQLAASGTAAGLAAHVALSVPALPVMRLIQQRVTPGSRPSDLAEVLLSGLLEPVDLERGLYDFVPGARAALIETLPRPESLAVTDLLTRIGEEIAARAGSAARSFPAVVPVADGTGTRGLGAAGEPFALVSEEALGVLRGRAIRVAERPAGGPAASPAPRALPDARVLTNLPPPREFVGRAAELRHVDEALSAPGPHADRPRALVVHGKAGVGKSALAARWGAAACSSLSSVWWLTARSPGDLVDGLADLARILSPSATDAVTREQTSQWAVRWLAEHDDWALVLDDAENPADVAALLERLGTGGRVLVTSRRAHGWEGVGPLLELGTPDPAEAVELLRAQAGTDMLEGDARSLAEALGNLPLALSTAAAYMTREGVSPAQYLMRLERARARPGGGRHLVGDAVRTSLRTVDDPSARRVMNVLACLAPAPVPLGLAADVAALETLAELGLVSADHDTLRMHPLVHEFLNEPDESDPWRGPAAVRAARLEAADLLDGALPSDTEDPATWPRWQVLLPHIDHMAERIAEQDDSPRFVHVLEEAAEYVIGQGQVERGIVMLRRAVQGREREGGFPAGLRTTRRLVSALRRAGRLEEAVRRCEDAARWPVTPDHPDVLLLRVELVALKHQSGEADVAWQQFTKLYTFALHAPRRASPDLFVPCAAVAGLALTLGEPRMAVQLYEATLAAVRRELGEDHPDTLAVRGRLAAALYAVGERGRASREGTQVLVDLTRVFGADHPRVISALSDVAHALEGTEDGLPDAVNAYAEALRRSRAARGEAHPETQRLWDHLFDAEVRAGNRASAVEVAEEWRSAAAEALGAHHRATLRASARLARAYGANGDWSLAVSTYERTLELQRETLGEDSPETWESYDRLAALFAEVGNEDRALPLYERALRARRESLGEGHEETLAALDRTAVALLGAGRHGRAVELLDRALDVRRRVLGEAHTDVLKTYNYLGYAHLEAGDPARAVITYGTALRGCAELFGEADSRTVAMIRNLVEAHLSGGGRLGAVEVLEHAVAALTPALGADHRDVRALKDELARLRPRETGGAAGP; encoded by the coding sequence ATGACGCTTGACCGGCTGCGCGCCGCCCTTGAGGCCCTCGGCCCGCCGGTCACGCCCCTCGAGCTCGCGGAGATGCTCTGGCTCGCCCGCGTGCTGCCCGAGGCCTCCGGGAGCGCGGACGGCCCCCCGCCGCGCCCGGGCGGGGCAGGGCCGCCGCCGGACGCGCTCACGCCGGGCGGCGCCCGCGACCCGGAGCACCGCCCCCGGCCCCGGCGGCGGCCCGAAGGCGCCGCCGCGGAGGAGGCCGAGCCGGCCGGCGGGCGGCCCCTGCACCTGCCGCGCGGTGCCGCACGGCCCGGCACCGACGCCGACGACGTGCTCGTGCCCGCCCCGCAGGCGCTGCGCCACGAACTCGCCATCCAGCGCGCCCTGCGCCCCCTCAAGCGGCGCGTGCCGGACGCCCGCCGCCGCGTCCTGGACGAGGACGCCACCGCCGCGCGCGCCGCCGAGCGCGCCGGACGCCGCCCCTGGGCGCCCGTCCTGGTGCCCGCCGCCGAGCGCCCGCTGCGCCTTGCCCTGGTCGTCGACACCGGCTCCGCCATGGCCGTGTGGCGGCCGTTGGCGGGCGAACTGCGGGCGGCCCTGGCGCGCACGGGCGCGTTCCGCGACGTCCGCCTCTGGTACGCCGCCGACCTCGGCACCCGCGTCGGCCTGCGGTCCTCGCCCGGCCGCCCGGCCGTGCCGGCCGCCGCCGCGGTCGACCCCACGGGGCGTCAGCTGACCCTGGTCCTCAGCGACTGCTCGGGCCCCCACTGGTGGGCGGGGCGCGCGGGGCGGGCCCTGCACACCTGGGCGCGGCGCGGGCCCACCGCCGTCCTGCAGCCGCTGCCCGAACGCCTCTGGCGGCGCACCGCGGCCCCCACCGTGCCAGGGCGGGCGAGCGCGGCACGGGCCCTCGCTCCGAACGCCGCGCTCCGCTTCATCCCGCACCACGGCCGCGCCCACCGCCCCGCCGGGGCCCTGCCCGTGCCCGTCCTCGAACTCGCGCCGGAGTGGCTGGCCGACTGGGCGGCCCTGGTGGCGGCGGTGGGCGACCGCCCCCGCGACACCGCCGTCACCTACGTCGGCCCCGCCCCGCCCGCCCTCGCCGCCCCCCTCCCCGACGAGGGCGGCCTGCCGATCGCCGAGCGGGTCCTGCGCTTCCAGCTCGCCGCGTCCGGCACGGCCGCGGGGCTCGCCGCGCACGTGGCCCTGTCGGTGCCCGCGCTGCCCGTGATGCGGCTCATCCAGCAGCGCGTCACCCCCGGCTCCCGGCCGAGCGACCTCGCCGAGGTCCTGCTCAGCGGCCTCCTGGAACCCGTCGACCTGGAGCGCGGCCTCTACGACTTCGTCCCCGGTGCCCGCGCCGCCCTCATCGAGACCCTGCCGCGCCCCGAGTCCCTGGCCGTCACCGACCTCCTCACCCGCATCGGCGAGGAGATAGCGGCCCGCGCGGGCTCGGCGGCCCGCTCCTTCCCCGCGGTCGTCCCCGTCGCGGACGGCACGGGCACCAGGGGGCTGGGCGCGGCGGGGGAACCGTTCGCGCTGGTCAGCGAGGAGGCGCTGGGGGTGTTGCGGGGGCGGGCGATCCGGGTGGCGGAGCGGCCTGCGGGCGGGCCGGCCGCTTCCCCCGCACCGCGGGCCCTACCGGATGCGCGCGTCCTGACGAACCTTCCGCCACCGAGGGAGTTCGTGGGCCGGGCCGCGGAACTCCGGCACGTGGACGAGGCGCTGAGCGCCCCCGGCCCGCACGCCGACAGGCCCCGTGCGCTCGTCGTGCACGGAAAGGCCGGCGTGGGCAAGTCGGCGCTGGCCGCGCGGTGGGGCGCCGCGGCCTGCTCGTCGCTGTCCTCGGTGTGGTGGCTGACGGCCCGCTCGCCGGGCGACCTGGTCGACGGGCTCGCGGACCTGGCCCGGATCCTGTCCCCCTCCGCCACGGACGCCGTGACGAGGGAGCAGACGAGCCAGTGGGCCGTCCGTTGGCTGGCGGAGCACGACGACTGGGCGCTCGTTCTCGACGACGCGGAGAACCCGGCCGACGTCGCCGCGCTCCTGGAGCGGCTCGGCACGGGCGGCCGCGTCCTGGTCACCAGCAGGCGGGCCCATGGTTGGGAGGGTGTCGGTCCGCTCCTCGAACTGGGCACTCCGGACCCCGCGGAGGCCGTCGAACTGCTCCGCGCCCAGGCGGGTACGGACATGCTGGAGGGTGACGCGCGCAGCCTCGCCGAAGCGCTCGGAAACCTGCCGCTCGCCCTGTCGACGGCGGCCGCATACATGACACGGGAGGGGGTGTCCCCGGCCCAGTACCTGATGCGCCTCGAACGTGCTCGGGCCCGCCCGGGCGGGGGTCGGCATCTCGTCGGCGACGCCGTCCGCACGTCCCTGCGCACCGTGGACGACCCCTCGGCACGCCGCGTCATGAACGTCCTCGCCTGCCTCGCCCCCGCGCCGGTCCCGCTGGGCCTTGCGGCCGACGTCGCCGCGCTCGAAACACTGGCGGAGCTCGGCCTCGTCAGCGCCGACCACGACACGCTGCGGATGCACCCCCTGGTGCACGAGTTCCTCAACGAGCCGGACGAGAGCGACCCGTGGCGCGGCCCGGCGGCCGTGCGGGCCGCGCGACTCGAAGCCGCGGACCTCCTGGACGGCGCGCTGCCCTCGGACACCGAGGACCCCGCCACCTGGCCGCGCTGGCAGGTCCTGCTGCCGCACATCGACCACATGGCCGAGCGGATCGCGGAGCAGGACGACAGCCCGCGTTTCGTCCACGTCCTCGAGGAAGCCGCGGAGTATGTCATCGGGCAGGGGCAGGTGGAGCGCGGCATCGTCATGCTGCGGCGCGCGGTGCAGGGGAGGGAGCGCGAGGGCGGATTCCCGGCAGGCTTGCGGACGACCCGGCGGCTCGTGAGCGCGTTGCGGCGGGCGGGCCGCCTCGAGGAGGCCGTGCGCCGGTGCGAGGACGCCGCGCGCTGGCCGGTCACCCCCGACCACCCGGACGTCCTCCTGCTCCGGGTCGAACTCGTCGCGCTGAAGCACCAGTCGGGCGAGGCGGATGTGGCGTGGCAGCAGTTCACGAAGCTGTACACGTTCGCTCTCCACGCGCCCCGCAGGGCCTCCCCCGATCTGTTCGTCCCCTGCGCGGCCGTCGCGGGCCTGGCCCTGACCCTCGGGGAGCCGCGCATGGCCGTGCAGCTGTACGAGGCGACACTGGCGGCGGTCCGGCGGGAGTTGGGGGAGGACCACCCGGACACCCTGGCCGTCCGGGGCCGCCTCGCCGCCGCCCTGTACGCGGTGGGCGAGCGGGGGCGGGCCTCCCGCGAGGGCACGCAGGTCCTCGTCGACCTCACCCGCGTCTTCGGGGCGGACCACCCCCGGGTGATCAGCGCGCTCAGCGACGTCGCCCACGCCCTGGAGGGCACGGAGGACGGGTTGCCCGACGCCGTGAACGCGTACGCGGAGGCCCTGCGGCGCAGCCGCGCGGCGCGCGGCGAGGCGCACCCGGAGACACAGCGCCTGTGGGACCACCTCTTCGACGCCGAGGTGCGGGCCGGGAACCGGGCGAGCGCCGTCGAGGTGGCGGAGGAGTGGCGGTCCGCGGCGGCGGAGGCGCTGGGGGCGCACCACCGTGCCACCCTGCGCGCGTCCGCGCGCCTGGCCCGCGCGTACGGGGCGAACGGCGACTGGAGCCTGGCCGTTTCGACGTACGAGCGCACGCTGGAGCTCCAGCGCGAGACGCTCGGGGAGGACTCCCCGGAGACCTGGGAGTCGTACGACCGCCTCGCCGCGCTCTTCGCGGAGGTGGGCAACGAGGACCGGGCACTGCCCCTGTACGAGCGGGCGCTGCGCGCGCGGCGGGAGAGCCTGGGGGAGGGGCACGAGGAGACCCTGGCCGCGCTCGACCGCACGGCCGTCGCGCTCCTCGGCGCCGGACGCCACGGCAGGGCCGTCGAGTTGCTCGACCGCGCGCTGGACGTCCGCCGCCGCGTGCTCGGTGAGGCGCACACCGACGTACTCAAGACGTACAACTATCTGGGGTACGCGCACCTGGAGGCGGGGGATCCCGCGCGGGCCGTCATCACGTACGGCACCGCTCTGCGCGGATGCGCGGAGCTGTTCGGTGAGGCGGACTCCCGCACCGTGGCGATGATCAGGAACCTCGTCGAGGCGCATCTCTCCGGAGGCGGCCGCCTCGGGGCCGTCGAGGTCCTGGAACACGCGGTGGCCGCCCTCACGCCCGCACTCGGCGCGGACCACCGCGACGTCCGCGCCCTCAAGGACGAACTGGCCCGGCTGCGCCCCCGGGAGACCGGGGGCGCAGCCGGGCCCTGA
- a CDS encoding aldo/keto reductase, which produces MPQLGFGVWQVPDDEAERAVATALEAGYRSIDTAAVYENETGTGKAIAASGVAREELFVTTKLWNSAQGYDSTLQAFDESLGKLGLDYVDLYLIHWPMPDKGTYIDTYKAFEKILADGRAKSIGVSNFLPEHLERLIDATSVIPAVNQIELHPHLQQRASREYHAEQGIATEAWSPLGQGKGLLEVPAIVAIAQKHGRSPAQVVLRWHLQLGNVVIPKSVTPSRIEENITVFDFELDPEDMAAISALNEDRRIGPDPADFHVA; this is translated from the coding sequence ATGCCCCAGCTCGGCTTCGGCGTCTGGCAGGTGCCGGACGACGAGGCGGAGCGGGCGGTCGCGACGGCCCTGGAGGCCGGGTACCGCAGCATCGACACGGCGGCCGTGTACGAGAACGAGACGGGCACCGGCAAGGCCATCGCGGCCTCCGGCGTCGCCCGCGAGGAGCTCTTCGTCACCACGAAGCTCTGGAACAGCGCGCAGGGATACGACTCGACGCTCCAGGCGTTCGACGAGTCCCTGGGCAAGCTCGGCCTCGACTACGTCGATCTGTATCTGATCCACTGGCCGATGCCGGACAAGGGCACGTACATCGACACGTACAAGGCCTTCGAGAAGATCCTCGCGGACGGCCGCGCCAAGTCGATCGGCGTCTCCAACTTCCTTCCGGAGCACCTGGAGCGCCTCATCGACGCCACGTCGGTGATCCCGGCGGTGAACCAGATCGAGCTGCACCCGCACCTCCAGCAGCGCGCCTCCCGCGAGTACCACGCGGAGCAGGGCATCGCCACCGAGGCCTGGTCGCCGCTCGGCCAGGGCAAGGGGCTCCTGGAGGTCCCGGCCATCGTCGCGATCGCCCAGAAGCACGGCCGCAGCCCGGCGCAGGTCGTCCTGCGCTGGCACCTCCAGCTGGGCAACGTGGTCATCCCCAAGTCGGTGACCCCCTCCCGCATCGAGGAGAACATCACGGTGTTCGACTTCGAGCTCGACCCGGAGGACATGGCGGCGATCAGCGCGCTGAACGAGGACCGGCGGATCGGCCCCGACCCGGCGGACTTCCACGTCGCGTAG
- the pqqA gene encoding pyrroloquinoline quinone precursor peptide PqqA, protein MNTHDKETSDLPPGPTDRTAWQTPEYTVVETSLEVTAYRLADR, encoded by the coding sequence ATGAACACCCACGACAAGGAGACGTCGGACCTTCCCCCCGGCCCGACCGACCGCACCGCCTGGCAGACCCCCGAGTACACGGTCGTCGAGACCTCGCTCGAGGTCACCGCGTACCGCCTCGCCGACCGGTAA
- the pqqB gene encoding pyrroloquinoline quinone biosynthesis protein PqqB, translating to MLLQVLGTAAGGGLPQWNCACPGCAGARAHPGRRRRHASLAVRAGPGRWYLVNATPDIGEQIEECPGLLPGPGADVRRSPLAGVLLTDAELDHTLGIARLREARDGVDVCATAPVLRAVRERLGLGAVLGPYTTVRWRELTGARTPLGEGAEVTVDAVPVSAKRPRYAADATGPAAEGDAWSVALRLRDTGTGATALYAPALAAWTDAFEDAAREADVVIVDGTFWDDEEPLRSGFSRTTATGMGHLPITGPGGTAHRLARLPGRCLYTHLNNTNPLGDPGAEQHKHLADQGLDVAAERMVIEL from the coding sequence GTGCTGCTCCAGGTGCTCGGCACCGCGGCGGGCGGCGGGCTGCCCCAGTGGAACTGCGCGTGCCCCGGCTGTGCCGGGGCCCGTGCCCACCCCGGACGCCGCCGACGCCACGCATCGCTCGCCGTCCGCGCGGGCCCGGGCCGCTGGTACCTCGTCAACGCGACGCCCGACATCGGCGAGCAGATCGAGGAGTGCCCGGGACTGCTGCCCGGCCCCGGGGCCGACGTCCGCCGTTCGCCGCTCGCGGGCGTCCTGCTCACCGACGCGGAGCTCGACCACACCCTCGGCATCGCCCGGCTGCGGGAGGCCCGCGACGGCGTGGACGTGTGCGCCACCGCGCCGGTGCTCCGCGCCGTCCGCGAGCGACTCGGCCTCGGGGCCGTGCTCGGCCCCTACACCACGGTCCGCTGGCGCGAGCTGACCGGCGCGCGAACGCCTCTGGGCGAGGGGGCGGAGGTCACCGTCGACGCGGTGCCCGTTTCAGCCAAGCGCCCGCGCTACGCGGCCGACGCCACGGGCCCGGCCGCCGAAGGGGACGCCTGGTCCGTCGCCCTGCGCCTGCGCGACACCGGCACGGGCGCCACCGCCTTGTACGCCCCGGCGCTCGCCGCCTGGACCGACGCCTTCGAGGACGCCGCCCGCGAGGCCGACGTCGTCATTGTCGACGGCACCTTCTGGGACGACGAGGAGCCGCTGCGGTCCGGGTTCTCACGCACCACCGCCACCGGGATGGGCCATCTGCCGATCACCGGTCCGGGTGGCACCGCGCACCGGCTGGCACGCCTGCCGGGCCGCTGTCTGTACACGCATCTGAACAATACGAACCCCCTCGGGGACCCCGGCGCCGAGCAGCACAAGCACCTCGCCGACCAGGGACTCGACGTCGCGGCGGAGCGGATGGTGATCGAGCTGTGA
- the pqqC gene encoding pyrroloquinoline-quinone synthase PqqC, protein MDGTVSGEREPWTADELTERLRAVSAERYHDRHPFNVRMHEGDLSPGELRRWIANRFHYQRHIPVKDALILAKFDDPGLRRGWLRRIRDHDGERPGDGGIERWLRLGEAAGLGRDELTDASRTLPGVRLAVEGYVNFCRLRPALDAVAASLTELSAPDLMRTRIAAFEKHYPWIDTDGLAYFRGRVEQGGRDGREALGLVRAWARTREQQERAVAALAFKCDVLWALLDAVDRGPAGAGTKE, encoded by the coding sequence CTGGACGGCACGGTGTCCGGCGAGCGCGAGCCGTGGACGGCGGACGAACTCACCGAGCGGCTGCGGGCCGTCTCCGCCGAGCGCTACCACGACCGCCACCCCTTCAACGTCCGGATGCACGAGGGCGACCTCAGCCCCGGCGAACTGCGCCGCTGGATCGCCAACCGGTTCCACTACCAGCGCCACATCCCCGTCAAGGACGCCCTGATCCTGGCCAAGTTCGACGACCCGGGCCTGCGCCGCGGCTGGCTGCGGCGGATCCGCGACCACGACGGCGAGCGCCCTGGCGACGGCGGCATCGAGCGCTGGCTGCGGCTCGGCGAGGCGGCGGGACTCGGGCGCGACGAGCTGACGGACGCGTCCCGGACGCTGCCCGGGGTGCGGCTCGCCGTCGAGGGGTACGTCAACTTCTGCCGCCTGCGGCCCGCGCTCGACGCCGTGGCCGCCTCGCTCACCGAGCTGTCCGCGCCGGACCTGATGCGCACGCGGATCGCCGCCTTCGAGAAGCACTACCCGTGGATCGACACCGACGGACTCGCCTACTTCCGCGGCCGGGTGGAACAGGGCGGGCGTGACGGGCGGGAGGCCCTCGGCCTGGTCCGCGCCTGGGCGCGCACCCGCGAGCAGCAGGAGCGGGCCGTGGCCGCGCTCGCCTTCAAGTGCGACGTGCTGTGGGCGCTCCTCGACGCCGTGGACCGGGGCCCCGCCGGGGCCGGAACGAAGGAGTGA
- the pqqD gene encoding pyrroloquinoline quinone biosynthesis peptide chaperone PqqD, translating to MLRHDRVRGVDLLVLPERVVVLRGAAGSIVALCDGERDVEAIVAELARCHPGAPVAAEVPVFLEQLRDEGWLR from the coding sequence ATGCTCCGGCACGACCGGGTGCGCGGTGTCGACCTGCTCGTCCTGCCCGAGCGGGTGGTGGTCCTCCGCGGCGCCGCCGGGAGCATCGTGGCCCTGTGCGACGGCGAGCGCGACGTGGAGGCGATCGTCGCGGAGCTCGCGCGCTGCCACCCCGGAGCCCCGGTCGCGGCCGAAGTGCCCGTGTTCCTGGAGCAGTTGCGGGACGAGGGGTGGCTGCGGTGA
- the pqqE gene encoding pyrroloquinoline quinone biosynthesis protein PqqE, which yields MTAATPSGARPQAPPPEPPWALLAELTHGCPLRCSYCSNPTKLVGRSAELSGAEWADVFLQAGDLGVVQTHLSGGEPLLRRDLPEIVAAADGAGIHTQLVTSGVGLHEARLAALLAAGLRSVQLSVQHTDPDAARRIAGARASGAKERAARLVRAAGLPLGLNVVLHRANLDALDALVELGLAWGAERIELANTQFYGWALRNRDALLPHPEQVARARATVERWRADLAGRMELVWVAPDYVDATAKPCMGGWGAVSLTVAPDGTVLPCPAAAELLGAAAPSVRDRPLDWIWRESPAFTRYRGEAWMPEPCRSCDLRTVDFGGCRCQAYALTGDAARTDPACSRSPDHGIVRALVDAAREPAQTAGGYAYREGGS from the coding sequence GTGACCGCCGCCACGCCGTCGGGGGCCCGGCCGCAGGCGCCGCCCCCGGAGCCGCCCTGGGCGCTGCTCGCCGAGCTGACGCACGGCTGCCCGCTGCGCTGCTCCTATTGCTCCAATCCGACCAAACTGGTCGGTCGGTCAGCAGAGTTGTCCGGTGCGGAGTGGGCCGACGTCTTTCTGCAGGCCGGTGACCTGGGCGTCGTCCAGACCCATCTGTCCGGCGGCGAGCCGCTGTTGCGCCGCGATCTGCCGGAGATCGTCGCCGCGGCCGACGGCGCGGGGATCCACACCCAGCTCGTCACGAGCGGCGTCGGCCTGCACGAGGCCCGGCTCGCCGCGCTCCTGGCGGCGGGCCTGCGCAGCGTGCAGCTGTCCGTGCAGCACACCGACCCGGACGCCGCCCGGCGTATCGCCGGGGCGCGGGCGTCCGGCGCCAAGGAGCGGGCGGCCCGTCTGGTCCGCGCGGCCGGACTGCCGCTCGGCCTGAACGTGGTCCTGCACCGCGCCAACCTGGACGCGCTCGACGCCCTCGTGGAACTCGGCCTGGCCTGGGGCGCGGAGCGGATCGAGCTGGCCAACACCCAGTTCTACGGCTGGGCCCTGCGCAACCGCGACGCGCTCCTTCCGCACCCCGAGCAGGTGGCCCGCGCCCGCGCCACCGTCGAGCGGTGGCGGGCCGACCTCGCCGGGCGCATGGAGCTGGTGTGGGTGGCGCCCGACTACGTCGACGCCACCGCCAAGCCGTGCATGGGCGGCTGGGGCGCGGTGTCCCTGACCGTCGCGCCCGACGGCACGGTCCTGCCCTGCCCCGCCGCCGCCGAGCTGCTCGGCGCGGCCGCCCCCAGCGTGCGGGACCGGCCGCTCGACTGGATCTGGCGGGAATCGCCCGCCTTCACGCGCTACCGGGGCGAGGCCTGGATGCCCGAGCCCTGCCGCTCCTGCGACCTGCGGACGGTCGACTTCGGCGGCTGCCGCTGCCAGGCGTACGCCCTCACGGGCGACGCCGCCCGTACGGACCCCGCCTGCTCGCGCTCGCCCGACCACGGGATCGTGCGCGCCCTCGTCGACGCCGCGCGGGAGCCCGCGCAGACCGCGGGCGGCTACGCCTACCGCGAAGGAGGATCATGA
- a CDS encoding glycoside hydrolase family 88/105 protein, which yields MKRPGISVAACALALAGLVGLAPAAPAAPSTAPAAAPGARAGAEDWSAALVESTMTRHTPASIGGWSYPVGLYLYGQYRTYLRTGDERYLTYVKQYVDRFVDQDGNTAQKYNSLDSMQAGRLLVALHHETGEDRYRIAARKIRDRLRTYPRTADGGFWHADTASRAHQLWSDGVYMVTPFLVEYGAEFDDEAYTDREAVEQLTTYARRLQADNGLFQHAFDASRTAVWADKETGRAPEQWCRAIGWYAMAAVDVLDATPKDRPGRDRLVGVVRKLAAGIARTQDPATGRWFQVVDKGAREGNWTETSCSSMFTYALSRAAEKGYVSAAYREVARRGHRGVLERISRGADGLTDLTGISIGTNVGDYAFYVARPRQTNDFHGLGAFLLMHEQLRKQR from the coding sequence ATGAAACGTCCCGGCATATCCGTGGCGGCGTGCGCCCTCGCCCTCGCCGGGCTCGTGGGGCTCGCCCCCGCGGCCCCGGCCGCCCCCTCCACGGCCCCGGCCGCGGCTCCCGGGGCGCGGGCGGGCGCGGAGGACTGGTCCGCCGCCCTGGTCGAGTCCACGATGACCCGCCACACCCCGGCGTCCATCGGCGGCTGGTCGTACCCCGTCGGGCTCTATCTCTACGGCCAGTACCGCACGTACCTGCGCACCGGCGACGAGCGGTATCTGACGTACGTCAAGCAGTACGTCGACCGGTTCGTCGACCAGGACGGGAACACCGCGCAGAAGTACAACAGCCTCGACAGCATGCAGGCCGGGCGGCTCCTGGTGGCCCTGCACCACGAGACGGGCGAGGACCGCTACCGGATCGCCGCACGGAAGATCCGCGACCGGCTGAGGACGTACCCGCGCACGGCGGACGGCGGCTTCTGGCACGCCGACACCGCGAGCCGCGCGCACCAGCTCTGGTCGGACGGCGTGTACATGGTGACCCCGTTCCTCGTCGAGTACGGCGCGGAGTTCGACGACGAGGCGTACACCGACCGCGAGGCCGTCGAGCAGCTCACCACGTACGCCCGTCGCCTCCAGGCGGACAACGGCCTGTTCCAGCACGCCTTCGACGCGTCGCGCACCGCCGTCTGGGCCGACAAGGAGACCGGCCGCGCTCCCGAGCAGTGGTGCCGGGCCATCGGCTGGTACGCGATGGCCGCTGTCGACGTCCTCGACGCCACCCCGAAGGACCGGCCGGGCCGCGACCGGCTCGTCGGCGTCGTGCGGAAGCTCGCTGCGGGCATCGCCCGCACCCAGGACCCGGCCACCGGCCGCTGGTTCCAGGTCGTCGACAAGGGCGCCCGTGAAGGGAACTGGACCGAGACGTCCTGCTCCAGCATGTTCACCTACGCCCTCTCGCGCGCCGCCGAGAAGGGCTATGTCTCCGCGGCGTACCGCGAGGTCGCCCGGCGCGGCCACCGGGGCGTCCTGGAGCGGATCTCGCGCGGCGCCGACGGCCTGACCGACCTGACCGGCATCTCCATCGGCACGAACGTCGGCGACTACGCCTTCTACGTCGCCCGGCCCCGGCAGACCAACGACTTCCACGGTCTCGGCGCCTTCCTGCTCATGCACGAACAGCTGCGGAAACAGAGGTGA
- a CDS encoding Tat pathway signal sequence domain protein → MTPSRRTVLGAALGAGAGAAATAAGVPSAVAAPAAAWQLRWSPSAREVGTRAFETVEDDRADSHPAAKPHVFADGDSFRFTLHTVDRDTSTDRQRQEVTGCRTGDTYLKWHKGQTWRVTYRMFLPSSLMATTTFTHIMQMKQPGAGSAPIVVQSLRRSGGRQTIELKVFEQDVLVGRTDLEPLHDRWTDVDFRITIGDGSSGSVRWILGSGGTTVVDTTKSGVDTFLADRVRPKWGIYRSLGDTSGSIRDTYMLLTGMRAYQFV, encoded by the coding sequence ATGACCCCGTCGCGAAGGACCGTCCTGGGCGCGGCACTCGGCGCCGGAGCGGGCGCGGCCGCCACCGCCGCCGGGGTGCCGTCCGCCGTGGCCGCGCCCGCCGCCGCGTGGCAGCTGCGCTGGTCGCCGTCCGCCCGTGAGGTCGGGACCCGCGCCTTCGAGACCGTGGAGGACGACCGCGCCGACTCGCACCCGGCGGCCAAGCCGCACGTCTTCGCTGACGGCGACAGCTTCCGCTTCACCCTCCACACCGTGGACCGGGACACCAGCACCGACCGCCAGCGCCAGGAGGTGACCGGCTGCCGCACCGGCGACACGTATCTGAAGTGGCACAAGGGGCAGACCTGGCGGGTCACCTACCGCATGTTCCTGCCGAGTTCGCTCATGGCGACGACGACGTTCACGCACATCATGCAGATGAAGCAGCCCGGCGCGGGCAGCGCGCCGATCGTCGTGCAGTCGCTGCGCCGCTCCGGCGGCCGACAGACCATCGAGCTGAAGGTCTTCGAGCAGGACGTCCTGGTCGGCCGCACCGACCTGGAGCCGCTGCACGACCGGTGGACCGACGTCGACTTCCGGATCACGATCGGCGACGGCTCGTCGGGCTCCGTGCGCTGGATCCTGGGGAGCGGTGGCACGACGGTCGTCGACACGACGAAGTCCGGTGTGGACACCTTCCTCGCCGACCGGGTGCGGCCCAAGTGGGGCATCTACCGCTCGCTCGGCGACACCTCCGGCTCGATCCGGGACACCTACATGCTCCTGACCGGCATGCGCGCCTACCAATTCGTCTGA